A window of the Henckelia pumila isolate YLH828 chromosome 3, ASM3356847v2, whole genome shotgun sequence genome harbors these coding sequences:
- the LOC140886951 gene encoding farnesyl pyrophosphate synthase-like → MTDLKSKFLQVYSVLKLELLNDPDFEFSDDSRQWVERMLDYNVPGGKLNRGLSVVDSYKLLKQVKELTDDELFLACALGWCIEWLQAYFLVLDDIMDDAHTRRGQPCWFRLPQVGMIAANDGIILRNHIPRILKKHFKGKPYYVDLLELFNEVEFQTAHGQMIDLITTLAGEKDLSKYSLPLHRRIVQYKTAYYSFYLPVACALLMFGENLDNHVDVKDILIEMGTYFQVQDDYLDCFGDPEVIGKIGTDIEDFKCSWLVVKALELCNEEQKKSLCENYGKEDSTCVEKVKELYDTLNLKDVYLDYESKSYKKITESIDAHHSKEVQAVLKSFLAKIYKRQK, encoded by the exons ATGACCGATCTCAAATCAAAATTCCTCCAAGTTTACTCTGTCTTGAAATTGGAGCTACTGAATGACCCTGATTTCGAATTCTCCGATGATTCTCGTCAATGGGTTGAACGG ATGTTGGATTACAATGTTCCTGGAG GCAAGTTGAATCGAGGTCTCTCCGTGGTTGACAGCTACAAGTTGTTGAAGCAAGTAAAAGAgttaactgatgatgaattgTTTCTTGCATGCGCACTTGGATGGTGCATCGAGTGG CTTCAAGCTTATTTTCTTGTTCTCGATGATATAATGGATGACGCTCACACACGTCGAGGTCAACCCTGTTGGTTCAGATTGCCGCAG gTTGGGATGATAGCTGCGAATGATGGGATAATACTTCGCAACCATATTCCAAGAATTCTCAAAAAACATTTCAAAGGAAAGCCTTATTACGTGGACCTGTTAGAATTATTCAATGAA GTCGAATTCCAGACAGCACATGGGCAAATGATTGATTTAATCACCACTCTTGCTGGAGAGAAAGATTTATCAAAGTACTCATTGCCTCT GCATCGCCGAATTGTTCAATACAAAACTGCGTATTACTCATTTTATCTTCCT GTCGCTTGTGCACTTCTTATGTTTGGCGAGAATCTTGACAATCATGTCGATGTAAAGGACATACTCATTGAAATGGGAACTTATTTTCAAGTTCAG GATGACTATCTTGATTGCTTTGGCGATCCAGAGGTGATTGGAAAG ATTGGAACGGACATTGAAGATTTTAAATGCTCGTGGCTGGTAGTCAAGGCCCTCGAACTCTGTAATGAGGAACAGAAGAAGTCCCTCTGT GAAAATTACGGAAAAGAAGATTCTACATGTGTAGAGAAAGTTAAGGAGTTGTATGACACTCTAAACCTAAAG GATGTGTATCTTGACTACGAGAGTAAGAGTTACAAAAAGATAACCGAATCCATTGATGCGCATCATAGCAAGGAAGTACAGGCAGTGTTGAAATCATTCTTGGCGAAGATCTATAAGAGGCAAAAGTGA